A single region of the Hippopotamus amphibius kiboko isolate mHipAmp2 chromosome 6, mHipAmp2.hap2, whole genome shotgun sequence genome encodes:
- the BEND3 gene encoding BEN domain-containing protein 3, translating into MNATEFSEDVEEVLKNNTVKVETEAEDAALDCSVNSRSSEKHPLDSVFTGLQDSSKRKQPGSEGPLDSVPSVKRRRLIPEALLAGMRNRENSSPCQGNGEQAGRGKNAGSVWPGEEEPCNDVTTPSYKKPLYGISHKIMEKKNPPAGDVLNTYELFEKANASNSPSPLRLLNEPQKRDCGGAAAATDGDPNIYFLIQKMFYMLNTLSSNMSQLHSKVDLLSLEVSRIKKQVSPTEMVAKFQPPPEYQLTAAELKQIVDQSLSGGDLACRLLVQLFPELFSDVDFSRGCSACGFAAKRKLESLHLQLIRNYVEVYYPSVKDTAVWQAECLPQLNDFFSRFWAQREMEDSQPGGQVASFFEAEQVDAGHFLDNKDQEEALSLDRSSTIASDHVVDTQDLTEFLDEASSPGEFAVFLLHRLFPELFDHRKLGEQYSCYGDGGKQELDPQRLQIIRNYTEIYFPDMQEEEAWLQQCAQRINDELEGLGLDAGSEGEPPRDDCYDSSSLPDDISVVKVEDSFEGERPGRRSKKIWLVPIDFDKLEIPQPDFEVPGADCLLSKEQLRSIYESSLSIGNFASRLLVHLFPELFTHENLRKQYNCSGSLGKKQLDPSRIKLIRHYVQLLYPRAKNDRVWTLEFVGKLDERCRRRDTEQRRSYQQQRKVHVPGPECRDLASYAINPERFREEFEGPPLPPERSSKDFCKIPLDELVVPSPDFPVPSPYLLSDKEVREIVQQSLSVGNFAARLLVRLFPELFTAENLRLQYNHSGACNKKQLDPTRLRLIRHYVEAVYPVEKMEEVWHYECIPSIDERCRRPNRKKCDILKKAKKVEK; encoded by the exons ATGAACGCAACTGAATTCAGTGAAGATGTagaagaag TCCTAAAGAATAACACTGTGAAAGTGGAAACAGAGGCTGAAGATGCTGCCCTGGACTGCTCTGTGAATTCCAGGTCCTCCGAGAAGCACCCTCTGGACAGCGTCTTCACTGGCCTCCAGGACTCCAGCAAGAGAAAGCAACCGGGCAGCGAGGGTCCGCTGGACTCGGTCCCGAGCGTGAAGAGGCGGCGGCTGATTCCCGAG GCGCTCCTAGCAGGCATGCGGAACCGGGAAAACAGCTCGCCCTGCCAGGGCAACGGGGAGCAGGCGGGCAGGGGCAAGAACGCGGGCTCCGTGTGGCCAGGCGAGGAGGAGCCCTGCAACGACGTGACCACGCCCTCCTACAAGAAGCCTCTGTACGGCATCTCGCACAAGATCATGGAGAAGAAGAACCCTCCCGCAGGGGACGTGCTCAACACGTACGAGCTCTTCGAGAAGGCGAACGCCAGCAACAGCCCCTCACCGCTGCGACTCCTGAATGAGCCACAGAAGCGGGACTGTGGCGGCGCTGCGGCGGCCACCGACGGTGACCCCAACATCTACTTTCTCATCCAGAAGATGTTCTACATGCTCAACACGCTCTCCTCCAACATGTCCCAACTGCACAGCAAGGTGGACCTGCTCTCCCTGGAGGTGAGCCGCATCAAGAAGCAGGTGAGCCCCACCGAGATGGTGGCCAAGTTCCAGCCGCCCCCCGAGTATCAGCTCACGGCCGCCGAGCTCAAGCAGATCGTGGACCAGAGCCTGTCAGGCGGCGACCTGGCCTGCCGCCTGCTGGTGCAGCTCTTCCCCGAGCTCTTCAGCGACGTGGACTTCTCCCGGGGCTGCAGCGCCTGCGGCTTTGCGGCCAAGCGCAAGCTGGAGTCGCTGCACCTGCAGCTCATCCGCAATTACGTGGAGGTCTACTACCCATCGGTGAAGGACACGGCCGTGTGGCAGGCCGAGTGCCTGCCCCAGCTGAACGACTTCTTCAGTCGCTTCTGGGCGCAACGGGAAATGGAGGACAGCCAGCCCGGCGGCCAGGTCGCCAGCTTCTTCGAGGCCGAGCAGGTGGACGCCGGCCACTTCCTGGACAACAAAGACCAGGAGGAGGCCCTGTCCCTGGACCGGAGCAGCACCATCGCCTCGGACCACGTGGTGGACACACAGGACCTCACCGAGTTCCTGGACGAAGCCTCGTCGCCCGGCGAGTTCGCGGTCTTCCTCCTGCACCGCCTCTTCCCCGAGCTCTTCGACCACCGGAAGCTGGGCGAGCAGTACAGCTGCTACGGGGACGGCGGCAAGCAGGAGCTGGACCCGCAGCGGCTGCAGATCATCCGCAACTACACGGAGATCTACTTCCCCGAcatgcaggaggaggaggcctggCTGCAGCAGTGCGCGCAGCGCATCAACGACGAGCTGGAGGGCCTGGGGCTGGACGCGGGCAGTGAGGGCGAGCCCCCGCGGGACGACTGCTACGACTCGTCCAGCCTGCCTGATGACATCTCCGTGGTCAAGGTGGAAGACAGCTTCGAGGGCGAGCGGCCCGGCCGGCGGTCCAAGAAGATCTGGCTGGTGCCCATCGACTTCGACAAGCTGGAGATCCCGCAGCCCGACTTCGAGGTGCCGGGCGCCGACTGCCTGCTCAGCAAGGAGCAGCTGCGCAGCATCTACGAGAGCAGCCTGTCCATAGGCAACTTCGCCTCGCGCCTGCTCGTGCACCTATTCCCCGAGCTCTTCACCCACGAGAACCTGCGCAAGCAGTACAACTGCAGCGGCTCCCTGGGCAAGAAGCAGCTGGACCCGTCCCGCATCAAGCTCATCCGCCACTACGTGCAGCTGCTCTACCCGCGGGCCAAGAACGACCGCGTCTGGACGCTGGAGTTCGTGGGCAAACTGGACGAGCGCTGCCGGCGCCGGGACACCGAGCAGAGGCGCTCCTACCAGCAGCAGCGCAAGGTCCACGTGCCGGGCCCCGAGTGCAGGGACCTGGCCAGCTATGCAATCAACCCTGAGCGGTTCCGGGAGGAATTTGAGGGGCCCCCGCTGCCCCCCGAAAGGAGCAGCAAGGACTTCTGCAAGATCCCCCTGGACGAGCTGGTGGTGCCCTCGCCCGACTTCCCGGTGCCTTCGCCCTACCTGCTGTCAGACAAGGAGGTGCGCGAGATCGTGCAGCAGAGCCTCTCCGTGGGCAACTTCGCCGCGCGGCTGCTCGTCAGGCTCTTCCCCGAGCTCTTCACCGCCGAGAACCTGCGGCTGCAGTACAACCACTCCGGGGCGTGCAACAAGAAGCAGCTGGACCCCACGCGGCTGAGGCTCATCCGCCACTACGTGGAGGCCGTGTACCCGGTGGAGAAGATGGAGGAGGTGTGGCACTACGAATGTATCCCGAGCATCGACGAACGATGCCGCCGCCCTAACAGGAAGAAATGCGACATCCTGAAGAAAGCCAAGAAGGTGGAGAAGTGA